Proteins from one Halovivax limisalsi genomic window:
- a CDS encoding pyridoxal phosphate-dependent decarboxylase family protein: MNADELFLGSDRSGARYREAMGCAVEAVLAAFDDGGDPYSGTPPDALAARFDDPVVPEDGQGLVQTVDEVTERVLEHSVHPSNPRCAAHLHCPPMIPGLVAETLLTAANQSLDSFDQAPAATVLEERVVDALCDLFGFPADADGVFTSGGTQSNFQALLLARDRYCDRHYGRNVRAAGLPSAADSLRILCSEQAHFTGKQSAHHLGLGDEAVVTVPTDDDRRMDPDALDATLAELETRDEEPFALIATAGTTDFGSIDPLAALADRGVKHDLWVHVDAAYGGALAVSDDYGHRLDGIERADSVAVDFHKLFYQPISCGAFLLRDGGDFERMARNAAYLNPEAHDDVGVPNLVAKSVQTTRRFDALKPYVAFRALGRRGLATLVDRTLELADEAASLLEAAEDFELLCDPTLNAVVFRYRPRNGMDDDAVSELNAAVRRELLRDGRAVVARTDVDGVTSLKFTLLNPTATCDDVARMLDAIRSCGSAVADDPGVAV, translated from the coding sequence ATGAACGCCGACGAACTGTTCCTGGGGTCCGACCGTAGTGGTGCTCGATACCGCGAGGCGATGGGGTGCGCGGTGGAGGCCGTACTCGCCGCGTTCGATGACGGCGGCGACCCCTACTCGGGAACGCCGCCGGACGCGCTCGCCGCGCGGTTCGACGACCCCGTCGTTCCCGAAGATGGACAGGGCCTCGTCCAGACGGTCGACGAGGTAACCGAACGCGTGCTCGAACACTCCGTCCACCCGTCGAACCCCCGGTGTGCAGCCCACCTTCACTGTCCGCCGATGATCCCGGGGCTGGTCGCCGAGACGCTCCTCACCGCGGCGAACCAATCGCTCGACTCTTTCGATCAGGCGCCCGCGGCGACGGTGCTCGAGGAGCGGGTCGTCGATGCGCTCTGTGATCTTTTCGGGTTCCCCGCGGACGCGGACGGGGTCTTCACGAGCGGCGGGACGCAGTCGAACTTCCAGGCCCTGCTGCTCGCTCGGGATCGCTACTGCGATCGCCACTACGGACGGAACGTGCGGGCCGCTGGTCTCCCGTCGGCGGCCGACTCGCTTCGTATTCTCTGCTCGGAACAGGCCCACTTCACCGGGAAACAGTCCGCGCACCACCTCGGCCTCGGAGACGAGGCCGTGGTCACCGTACCGACCGACGACGACCGTCGGATGGACCCGGACGCGCTCGACGCGACGCTGGCGGAACTCGAAACCCGGGACGAAGAACCGTTCGCGCTGATCGCCACCGCGGGGACCACCGACTTCGGCAGCATCGATCCGCTCGCGGCCCTCGCGGATCGGGGTGTCAAACACGACCTCTGGGTCCACGTCGACGCGGCCTACGGCGGCGCCCTCGCGGTGAGCGACGATTACGGCCACCGCCTAGACGGTATCGAGCGGGCCGACTCCGTCGCCGTCGATTTCCACAAGCTGTTCTACCAACCGATCAGTTGCGGCGCGTTCCTGCTCCGTGACGGCGGCGACTTCGAGCGGATGGCGCGCAACGCAGCCTACCTCAATCCCGAGGCACACGACGACGTCGGCGTCCCGAACCTCGTGGCGAAATCCGTCCAGACGACTCGCCGCTTCGACGCCCTGAAGCCCTACGTTGCGTTCCGCGCGCTCGGACGGCGGGGTCTGGCGACGCTCGTCGACCGGACCCTCGAACTCGCCGACGAGGCGGCGTCGCTCCTCGAGGCCGCCGAGGACTTCGAACTGCTGTGCGATCCGACGTTGAACGCCGTCGTCTTTCGCTATCGTCCCCGGAACGGAATGGACGACGACGCGGTGAGCGAGCTGAACGCCGCCGTCCGGCGGGAACTCCTCCGCGACGGTCGTGCCGTGGTGGCCCGGACGGACGTCGACGGCGTGACCAGCCTGAAGTTCACGCTGTTGAACCCGACCGCGACGTGCGACGACGTCGCCCGGATGCTCGACGCGATCAGAAGTTGCGGGTCCGCGGTCGCAGACGATCCGGGGGTGGCGGTATGA
- a CDS encoding diaminobutyrate--2-oxoglutarate transaminase gives MNYLDRGNGSILAQQTERESNARTYPRHLPFAIREAQGPTVTDMDGNEYYDCLTGAGTLALGHNHPNVVEAMERVLDADRPLHTLDITTPAKERFVDSLYDSLPSNFSDSAKIQFCSPAGTDAVEAALKLVKTATGNRSVLGFHGAYHGMTNGALSLMGDTDAKEPISGLMSDVHHLPYPDDYRCPFDVGGEEGHRLASRYVENLLDDPESGITEPAGMILEPVQGEAGAVAPPDEWLREIRRITRERDIPLILDEIQAGLGRTGELYAFEHAGITPDVVTLSKAIGGGLPLAVVVYDESLDVWEPGAHAGTFRGNQLAMAAGEATIEYVLENDLDDRAADVGAHLRDRLEAVADRFDCIGDVRGRGLLLGVEFVDTAADWRGAGPYAPDGDLAKAVQAECFDRGLVVERGGRASATVRFLPPLIISTEQADDIATIFDESVSAVVNGPNRAREVSA, from the coding sequence GTGAACTACCTCGATCGAGGAAACGGCAGCATCCTCGCGCAGCAAACCGAGCGCGAATCAAACGCGCGAACGTATCCCCGACACCTCCCGTTTGCCATCCGGGAGGCACAGGGCCCGACCGTGACCGACATGGACGGCAACGAGTACTACGACTGCCTGACCGGGGCCGGTACGCTCGCTCTCGGACACAATCATCCGAACGTCGTCGAAGCCATGGAGCGCGTCCTCGACGCCGACCGACCGCTGCACACCCTCGACATCACCACGCCCGCGAAGGAACGCTTCGTCGACTCGCTGTACGACAGTCTCCCGTCTAACTTTTCCGACTCCGCCAAAATCCAGTTCTGTAGCCCGGCAGGGACAGACGCCGTCGAAGCGGCCCTGAAGCTCGTCAAGACGGCGACGGGGAACCGGAGCGTGTTGGGGTTTCACGGCGCCTACCACGGAATGACGAACGGCGCACTCAGTCTGATGGGTGACACCGACGCCAAGGAACCCATTTCCGGGCTGATGAGCGACGTCCACCACCTTCCGTATCCCGACGACTACCGCTGTCCCTTCGACGTCGGCGGCGAGGAGGGCCACCGACTCGCCAGCCGATACGTCGAAAACCTCCTCGACGATCCCGAGAGCGGTATCACCGAGCCCGCCGGGATGATCCTCGAACCGGTGCAGGGCGAAGCGGGCGCGGTGGCGCCACCGGACGAGTGGCTCCGAGAGATCCGACGCATCACTCGCGAGCGCGATATTCCGTTGATTCTGGACGAGATCCAGGCGGGCCTGGGCCGCACGGGTGAGCTGTACGCCTTCGAACACGCCGGAATCACGCCCGACGTGGTCACCCTCTCGAAGGCCATCGGGGGCGGGCTTCCGCTCGCGGTCGTCGTCTACGACGAGTCGCTCGACGTCTGGGAACCGGGCGCACACGCCGGTACCTTCCGGGGAAATCAGCTCGCGATGGCCGCCGGCGAAGCGACGATCGAGTACGTGCTCGAGAACGACCTCGACGACCGCGCCGCCGACGTCGGTGCGCACCTGCGCGACCGTCTCGAAGCCGTCGCCGACCGGTTCGATTGTATCGGCGACGTTCGCGGGCGCGGCCTGCTGCTCGGCGTCGAGTTCGTCGACACAGCCGCCGACTGGCGCGGTGCGGGCCCGTACGCACCGGACGGCGACCTCGCGAAGGCCGTCCAGGCCGAGTGCTTCGACCGCGGACTCGTCGTCGAACGGGGCGGCCGGGCGAGCGCAACCGTGCGATTCCTTCCGCCGTTGATCATCTCGACGGAGCAAGCGGACGACATCGCGACGATCTTCGACGAATCCGTTTCGGCCGTCGTGAACGGACCCAACCGGGCGCGGGAGGTGTCCGCATGA
- the sucD gene encoding succinate--CoA ligase subunit alpha, with protein sequence MSVLVDDDTRVVVQGITGGEGKFHAGQMIEYGTNVVAGAVPGKGGQEVHGVPVYDTVDEAVRAEDADASVIFVPPAFAGDAIFEALDTELDLAVAITEGIPTQDMARVNKRLSETDTRLIGPNCPGIITPGEAKLGILPGNIFAEGDVGLVSRSGTLTYQVVDNLTSRGIGQTTAIGIGGDPIIGTDFVDALSAFEDDPETEAIVMCGEIGGEDEEEAARYIAEHVDTPVVGFIAGRTAPPGKRMGHAGAIVSGSGTGTAESKIDALTNAGVTVGNTPEEVADAVEALF encoded by the coding sequence ATGAGCGTCCTCGTCGACGACGACACGCGCGTCGTGGTCCAGGGCATCACCGGCGGCGAGGGGAAGTTCCACGCCGGGCAGATGATCGAGTACGGCACCAACGTGGTCGCCGGCGCCGTCCCCGGCAAGGGCGGCCAGGAGGTCCACGGCGTGCCGGTCTACGACACGGTCGACGAGGCCGTTCGCGCCGAGGACGCCGACGCCTCGGTCATCTTCGTCCCGCCCGCGTTCGCGGGCGACGCCATCTTCGAGGCGCTCGATACGGAACTCGACCTGGCGGTCGCGATCACCGAAGGCATCCCGACCCAGGACATGGCTCGCGTGAACAAGCGCCTCTCCGAGACCGACACCCGACTCATCGGCCCCAACTGTCCCGGCATCATCACGCCCGGCGAGGCCAAGCTCGGCATCCTCCCCGGCAACATCTTCGCCGAGGGTGACGTCGGCCTCGTCTCGCGATCGGGGACGCTCACCTACCAGGTCGTGGACAACCTGACGAGCCGCGGCATCGGCCAGACGACCGCCATCGGGATCGGCGGCGACCCGATCATCGGCACGGACTTCGTCGACGCGCTCTCGGCGTTCGAGGACGATCCCGAGACGGAGGCGATCGTCATGTGCGGCGAGATCGGCGGCGAGGACGAGGAGGAAGCCGCCCGCTACATCGCAGAACACGTCGACACGCCGGTCGTGGGCTTCATCGCCGGCCGCACGGCGCCCCCGGGCAAGCGGATGGGCCACGCCGGCGCCATCGTCTCCGGCTCCGGAACCGGCACCGCAGAGAGCAAGATCGACGCGCTCACCAATGCAGGCGTCACCGTCGGTAACACGCCCGAGGAAGTCGCCGACGCGGTCGAAGCACTCTTCTGA
- the sucC gene encoding ADP-forming succinate--CoA ligase subunit beta, with product MKLHEYQAKQVFADAGIPTPDSQLASDVDGVVAAADEIGYPVAIKAQVQVGGRGKAGGIELVETDEQAREAAERILGMDLKGIRVERVLVEEAVDFANELYVGVTMDRGEGKPVAMVSTKGGVNIEEVAAEDPDAIAREHVDPSFGMHPYQARKAVFDAGVDRAVATDVASVLSTLYDLWDAKDGADAEINPLMVTADDEVVAADAVMNIDEDALFRQPEIVEMGEEAASGDDLEAKAEAYGFDYVRLDGNVGIIGNGAGLVMTTLDLVDYYGGSPANFLDVGGGAKAERIANALDMVFSDDNVDSVVFNIFGGITRGDEVAKGINEALEQFDEIPKPVVVRLAGTNWEEGMDILNEELVTVEQTLEDAVQRSVEYAEEVEA from the coding sequence ATGAAGCTCCACGAGTATCAGGCGAAGCAGGTGTTCGCCGATGCGGGGATTCCGACGCCGGACTCGCAGCTGGCCTCGGACGTCGACGGCGTGGTCGCGGCCGCCGACGAGATCGGCTACCCGGTGGCGATCAAGGCGCAGGTACAGGTCGGTGGCCGCGGCAAGGCCGGCGGCATCGAACTCGTCGAGACCGACGAGCAGGCTCGCGAGGCGGCCGAACGCATCCTCGGAATGGATCTCAAGGGCATCCGCGTCGAGCGGGTGCTCGTCGAGGAAGCGGTCGACTTCGCGAACGAGCTCTACGTCGGGGTCACGATGGATCGCGGCGAGGGCAAGCCCGTCGCGATGGTCTCGACGAAGGGCGGCGTCAACATCGAGGAGGTCGCCGCGGAGGATCCCGACGCGATCGCCCGCGAACACGTCGACCCATCCTTCGGGATGCACCCTTACCAGGCCCGGAAGGCCGTCTTCGACGCCGGCGTCGACCGCGCCGTCGCGACCGACGTCGCCTCCGTGCTCTCGACGCTGTACGACCTCTGGGACGCGAAGGACGGCGCGGACGCCGAGATCAACCCGCTGATGGTGACCGCCGACGACGAGGTCGTCGCCGCCGACGCGGTCATGAACATCGACGAGGACGCCCTCTTTCGCCAGCCCGAGATCGTGGAGATGGGCGAAGAGGCGGCCAGCGGGGACGATCTCGAAGCCAAAGCCGAAGCGTACGGCTTCGACTACGTCCGCCTCGACGGCAACGTCGGCATCATCGGCAACGGCGCCGGCCTCGTGATGACGACGCTCGACCTGGTCGATTACTACGGCGGCTCGCCGGCGAACTTCCTCGACGTCGGCGGGGGCGCGAAGGCCGAGCGGATCGCCAACGCGCTGGACATGGTGTTCTCCGACGACAACGTCGACAGCGTCGTCTTCAACATCTTCGGCGGCATCACCCGCGGCGACGAGGTCGCGAAGGGGATCAACGAGGCGCTCGAGCAGTTCGACGAGATACCGAAGCCGGTCGTCGTCCGCCTCGCGGGGACCAACTGGGAGGAAGGCATGGACATACTCAACGAGGAACTCGTGACGGTCGAACAGACGCTCGAAGACGCCGTCCAGCGCTCGGTCGAGTACGCCGAGGAGGTGGAGGCATGA
- a CDS encoding UbiA family prenyltransferase, which produces MSESRAWSEVAPPGAGTKVALALVHSNVFISLAATSWVVTTIVLADLPVDPLPLCIVFAVTLFVYSLNRFTDIDEDEFNVPGRATFTKQYGRATVLVGLLGYLLVVAVGIYRDIPRVELLLAPLVVISLYSIVGLKRLLLVKNLLVGLAWAGIPLGVGVYYGVARTTEILVLTGYVLAMLTIAAVIFDLKDIVGDRREGIRTIPRVVGTRWTRLGCAAATICVGLALVLVVAIGLVGPRYLVLLALSGYVLAYSLLADPDATPLFYGFVVDGEHVFLAAIVVALEAGGFL; this is translated from the coding sequence ATGAGCGAGTCGCGAGCCTGGTCCGAGGTGGCTCCCCCCGGTGCGGGGACGAAGGTCGCACTCGCGCTCGTCCACAGCAACGTCTTCATCTCGCTCGCGGCGACCAGCTGGGTTGTGACGACGATCGTCCTGGCGGACCTGCCGGTCGATCCGCTTCCGCTCTGTATCGTCTTCGCCGTCACGCTCTTCGTCTACAGCCTCAATCGATTCACCGACATCGACGAGGACGAGTTCAACGTCCCCGGGCGGGCGACGTTTACGAAACAGTACGGTCGCGCGACCGTCCTGGTGGGCCTCCTCGGATACTTGCTCGTCGTCGCCGTCGGCATCTATCGGGACATTCCCCGTGTCGAACTCCTCCTGGCGCCGCTGGTCGTCATCAGCCTCTACTCGATCGTGGGTCTGAAACGCCTCCTGCTGGTCAAAAACCTGCTCGTCGGCCTCGCCTGGGCCGGCATTCCGCTGGGTGTCGGCGTCTACTACGGGGTCGCGAGGACCACAGAAATCCTCGTCCTCACCGGCTACGTCCTGGCCATGTTGACCATCGCGGCGGTGATCTTCGACCTGAAGGACATCGTCGGCGACCGCCGCGAGGGGATCAGGACGATCCCCCGCGTCGTCGGAACGCGGTGGACGCGACTGGGCTGTGCCGCGGCCACGATCTGCGTGGGGCTCGCCCTCGTCCTCGTCGTCGCGATCGGGCTCGTGGGACCGCGATACCTCGTCCTCCTCGCGCTCAGCGGCTACGTACTCGCATACTCGCTCCTCGCGGATCCAGACGCAACGCCGCTGTTCTACGGCTTCGTCGTCGACGGCGAACACGTCTTTCTCGCGGCGATCGTCGTCGCGCTCGAGGCGGGCGGGTTCCTGTAA
- a CDS encoding rhodanese-like domain-containing protein, which translates to MNRRRFLALSVVGSSTVLAGCLGDESDDTESSDPGATAPATDGADDDTDDVESPSDGAESSDSTDETGSTDDSDDGSAEGEYETITVDGHEIPLVPVETAHDWYEADGTYFLDARSEVAYENSHIEGARLSPAGRPNFDHPTDDIPLDARIVTYCGCPHHLSSARAAELYDAGYTDVYAIDEGFGGWTDEGYPTVEGSTQQAVRSYTIRGRTDDDFAGEQVWLVDAESGQQYVSEIGADGSFKLSFEFVAVDDDTVVTLELPDRTLERTLGELSASPIEL; encoded by the coding sequence ATGAACCGCCGCCGATTCCTGGCGCTCTCCGTCGTCGGCAGTAGCACCGTCCTCGCGGGCTGTCTCGGTGACGAATCCGACGACACGGAATCGTCGGATCCCGGAGCCACAGCGCCCGCCACTGATGGAGCGGACGACGACACCGACGATGTCGAGTCGCCCTCGGACGGCGCCGAGTCGTCCGATTCGACGGACGAAACTGGCTCGACGGACGACTCCGACGACGGATCGGCCGAGGGCGAGTACGAGACGATCACCGTCGACGGACACGAGATTCCGCTGGTCCCCGTCGAGACGGCCCACGACTGGTACGAAGCGGACGGAACGTACTTCCTCGACGCCAGGAGCGAGGTCGCCTACGAAAACAGTCACATCGAGGGGGCCAGGTTGAGCCCCGCCGGTCGCCCGAACTTCGACCATCCGACCGACGACATCCCGCTCGACGCGCGCATCGTGACGTACTGTGGCTGCCCGCACCACCTCTCGTCGGCCCGCGCCGCGGAACTGTACGACGCGGGGTACACTGACGTCTACGCGATCGACGAGGGATTCGGCGGCTGGACGGACGAGGGCTATCCGACCGTCGAGGGCTCGACCCAGCAGGCGGTCCGGTCCTACACCATCCGCGGCCGGACGGACGACGACTTCGCCGGCGAGCAGGTCTGGCTCGTCGACGCAGAGTCGGGCCAACAGTACGTCTCAGAGATCGGTGCCGACGGCTCCTTCAAACTCTCCTTCGAATTCGTCGCCGTCGACGACGACACCGTCGTCACCCTCGAACTTCCCGACCGAACGCTCGAACGGACCCTCGGCGAACTCTCCGCGTCGCCCATCGAACTGTAG
- a CDS encoding fumarylacetoacetate hydrolase family protein, giving the protein MKFVRFRDDAGAVRRGTLEDGAIHFGGQTYDPHDVDFLPPCEPTKIVCIGRNYAKHADEMGNDVPDRPLLFLKPPNALAGHGDTITAPAGTERLDVEAELGVVIADQCRNVDAADAMDVVAGYTCVDDVSNRDDQRQEQNWVRGKAFDGAAPIGPVLATPDEVPDDAFVRSSINGERVQDGSLADLIFSIPELIAEITSYLTLEAGDVIATGTPEGVTALSDGDRVEIEVEGVGTLEHTVEWP; this is encoded by the coding sequence ATGAAGTTCGTCAGATTTCGCGACGACGCCGGGGCGGTCCGACGAGGAACACTGGAGGACGGTGCGATTCACTTTGGCGGGCAGACGTACGATCCCCACGACGTCGATTTCTTGCCCCCGTGCGAACCCACCAAGATCGTCTGCATCGGTCGCAACTACGCCAAGCACGCCGACGAGATGGGCAACGACGTCCCCGACCGACCGCTACTCTTCTTGAAACCGCCGAACGCGCTCGCGGGCCACGGCGATACGATCACCGCCCCTGCGGGGACTGAGCGACTCGACGTCGAAGCGGAGCTCGGCGTCGTCATCGCCGACCAGTGTCGGAACGTCGACGCGGCGGACGCGATGGACGTCGTGGCCGGCTACACGTGCGTCGACGACGTTTCGAACCGCGACGACCAGCGCCAGGAACAGAATTGGGTCCGCGGGAAGGCCTTCGACGGCGCGGCGCCGATCGGGCCCGTCCTTGCGACGCCGGACGAGGTACCCGACGACGCCTTCGTTCGCTCGTCGATCAACGGCGAGCGCGTCCAGGACGGCTCGCTCGCGGACCTCATCTTCTCGATTCCCGAGCTGATCGCGGAGATCACGTCCTACCTCACCCTCGAGGCGGGGGACGTGATCGCGACCGGCACGCCGGAAGGCGTCACGGCGCTCTCCGACGGCGACCGGGTCGAGATCGAGGTCGAGGGCGTCGGGACGCTCGAACACACCGTGGAGTGGCCCTGA
- a CDS encoding pyridoxal-phosphate-dependent aminotransferase family protein, which produces MTPDAERTEAPSTTELSPPNRTLMGPGPSDVHPRVLRAMSTPLVGHLDPAFIDLMDEVQELLRYTFGTDNRWTIPVSGTGSAAMEAAIGNVVRPGDTVLVPTNGYFGGRMAEMARRAGGAVETVDAPWGEALDPDTVADALAEHDPDVFGFVHAETSTGVLQPEVPALTEAAHDHDALVIADTVTSLGGVELRVDEWGIDVAYAGPQKCLSCPPGASPLTLSDEAMDRVLARDEPPRSWYLDLSLLEGYWGDERSYHHTAPITNVYAIREALRLVAEEGIEARWERHERLSGALQAGVEGMGLEMNAAPAARLPSLNAVVVPDGVDDGEICDAVLERYDLEIAGGLGDLAGDVFRIGCMGYSARPENVVLTVTALGDALESAGADVDVEAGLEAVRTALR; this is translated from the coding sequence ATGACCCCCGACGCGGAGCGGACGGAGGCGCCGTCGACGACGGAGTTATCGCCGCCGAATAGGACCCTGATGGGGCCGGGGCCGAGCGACGTCCACCCACGGGTGTTGCGGGCGATGAGCACGCCCCTGGTCGGCCACCTCGATCCCGCGTTTATCGACCTCATGGACGAGGTCCAGGAGCTCCTGCGGTACACGTTCGGGACCGACAACCGCTGGACGATCCCGGTATCGGGCACCGGCTCGGCGGCGATGGAAGCGGCGATCGGGAACGTTGTCCGTCCCGGAGACACCGTGCTGGTGCCGACGAACGGCTACTTCGGCGGCCGAATGGCGGAGATGGCCCGGCGTGCCGGCGGCGCCGTGGAGACGGTCGACGCGCCGTGGGGCGAAGCACTGGATCCGGATACCGTCGCGGACGCGCTCGCCGAGCACGACCCGGACGTCTTCGGATTCGTCCACGCCGAGACGAGCACGGGCGTCCTCCAGCCGGAGGTCCCCGCGTTGACCGAGGCGGCCCACGACCACGACGCGCTCGTGATCGCCGACACCGTCACCTCGCTCGGCGGCGTCGAACTCCGGGTCGACGAGTGGGGGATCGACGTGGCGTACGCGGGCCCGCAGAAGTGTCTCTCCTGTCCGCCCGGTGCCAGCCCGTTGACGCTCTCCGACGAGGCGATGGATCGCGTGCTCGCGCGCGACGAGCCGCCGCGATCGTGGTACCTCGACCTGTCGCTCCTGGAGGGCTACTGGGGAGACGAGCGGTCGTACCACCACACGGCGCCGATTACGAACGTCTACGCGATCCGGGAGGCGCTGCGACTCGTCGCGGAGGAGGGGATCGAGGCGCGCTGGGAGCGCCACGAACGCCTCTCCGGGGCGCTCCAGGCCGGCGTCGAGGGGATGGGCCTCGAGATGAACGCCGCGCCGGCGGCCCGACTGCCGAGTTTGAACGCCGTGGTCGTGCCCGACGGCGTCGACGACGGGGAGATCTGCGATGCGGTCCTCGAACGGTACGATCTGGAGATCGCCGGCGGCCTGGGCGACCTCGCCGGCGACGTCTTCCGCATCGGGTGTATGGGATACTCCGCACGCCCCGAGAACGTCGTGCTCACCGTGACGGCGCTCGGCGACGCCCTCGAATCGGCCGGCGCGGACGTCGACGTGGAGGCGGGCCTCGAGGCCGTTCGAACGGCGCTTCGGTGA